From the Kitasatospora viridis genome, one window contains:
- a CDS encoding poly(A) polymerase yields the protein MRTSEEIYHRVRWDARFDPARFVLGVSRRQAEPKRIPLPAFVPGGEIPWHRVLFVEADGELVWDRASGLDLLDRTDAGLAREPRRLQPPFFTPRQVWHWNGAAWTAGAEADGVADVAHPRLVTWNTLWDRYDGALIDTARRRPALLAALAGADADLIALQEVEPALLDLLLAEPWVRERYALSCGPADRRTLDAHGLLLLSRLPVREAGHHELGPHKALAALTVSTAAGPLVLAATHLSSDHSPAGADRREVELARIAEGLSGVPGELVLLGDFNDGREGSAGPGVALALRDAWTEAHGPGDRTPTFDPVANPLAAVSSLTGRAGRLDRILLRPGAARVTGARLLGRVAEPGRPLPSDHYGVAADLDLSGDAPGEVLDLAPGARTAVAWLPPAELWPAVQEVRRRHDAQLHRWPPHVNLLFGFVPEAEFERAAPLLAAAAAEVGPFTARLAGLHSFGHREDATVWLDPAAGGEQPWADLRHALLRRFPRCRGRAEGFTPHLTLGRTADPQALIARATEALAPMTAEVGELVLLSRRGSGPMRPRATVRLGSGELRWLPEALGCHPPTGGPADQALVSELISRVVRHAEVLEVVGSRRMRCALEGADLDLVAIVPGDVDLTDFQLPEDIEVREVTGARVPGLRLRTNGLTADLVVVGCGDLPPAEAVARRAELGEAAAVALSAVTDAAAIERAVGARHAAFALLARQVKAWARARGLDGAPFGGLPGLAWAVLAARTTLDHPELAGDALLREFFADWAGWDWRRPVALLGGPTVSVEPSGHPVTVLTPTAPVRSCTEQVDVGRLDLLVQELYTAWESIGDDVPWRELLASPPLHRRHRAWATVDITAATPERLADTLGRVRGRLRALLTALAQAGSPDLHAWPRPHELTPTTAHFAIGLGRTPPDRDRLAELTAPWLRGLAGVSVARLGGGDVPTLR from the coding sequence ATGCGCACCAGCGAGGAGATCTACCACCGGGTCCGCTGGGACGCCCGGTTCGACCCGGCGCGGTTCGTGCTGGGGGTGAGCCGGCGTCAGGCCGAGCCCAAGCGGATCCCGCTGCCCGCCTTCGTGCCGGGCGGGGAGATCCCCTGGCACCGGGTGCTGTTCGTGGAGGCGGACGGGGAGCTGGTCTGGGACCGGGCCAGCGGCCTGGACCTGCTGGACCGCACCGACGCCGGCCTGGCACGCGAGCCGCGCCGCCTGCAACCGCCGTTCTTCACGCCCCGTCAGGTCTGGCACTGGAACGGCGCCGCCTGGACCGCCGGGGCCGAGGCGGACGGCGTGGCGGACGTCGCGCACCCGCGGCTGGTCACCTGGAACACGCTCTGGGACCGCTACGACGGCGCACTGATCGACACCGCGCGCCGCCGCCCCGCGCTGCTCGCCGCGCTGGCCGGGGCCGACGCCGACCTGATCGCCCTCCAGGAGGTCGAGCCGGCTCTGCTCGACCTGCTGCTCGCCGAGCCCTGGGTGCGCGAGCGGTACGCGCTCAGCTGCGGCCCGGCCGACCGGCGCACCCTCGACGCGCACGGCCTGCTGCTGCTCAGCCGGCTGCCGGTGCGCGAGGCCGGGCACCACGAGCTGGGCCCGCACAAGGCGCTGGCCGCGCTCACCGTGAGCACCGCCGCAGGGCCCCTGGTGCTGGCCGCCACCCACCTGAGCAGTGACCACTCGCCGGCCGGCGCCGATCGGCGCGAGGTCGAACTCGCCCGGATCGCCGAGGGGTTGAGCGGTGTGCCGGGCGAGCTGGTGCTGCTCGGCGACTTCAACGACGGCCGCGAGGGGTCGGCCGGCCCGGGCGTGGCGCTCGCCCTGCGCGACGCCTGGACCGAGGCGCACGGCCCCGGCGACCGCACGCCCACCTTCGACCCGGTGGCCAACCCGCTGGCCGCCGTCTCCTCGCTGACCGGTCGGGCCGGTCGGCTGGACCGGATCCTGCTGCGGCCGGGAGCGGCGAGGGTGACCGGCGCGCGGCTGCTCGGGCGCGTCGCCGAGCCCGGCCGGCCGCTCCCGTCGGACCATTACGGCGTGGCGGCCGACCTGGACCTGAGCGGCGACGCGCCCGGGGAGGTGCTCGACCTGGCGCCCGGCGCGCGGACGGCGGTGGCCTGGCTGCCGCCGGCCGAACTCTGGCCGGCCGTCCAGGAGGTGCGGCGGCGCCACGACGCGCAGCTGCACCGCTGGCCGCCGCACGTCAACCTGCTCTTCGGCTTCGTCCCGGAGGCGGAGTTCGAGCGGGCCGCGCCGCTGCTGGCCGCCGCGGCCGCCGAGGTCGGGCCGTTCACCGCCCGGCTGGCCGGCCTGCACAGCTTCGGCCACCGCGAGGACGCCACCGTCTGGCTCGACCCGGCGGCCGGCGGCGAGCAGCCGTGGGCCGACCTGCGGCACGCGCTGCTGCGCCGCTTCCCGCGCTGCCGGGGCCGGGCCGAGGGCTTCACCCCGCACCTGACGCTGGGTCGGACCGCCGACCCGCAGGCGTTGATCGCCCGGGCCACCGAGGCGCTGGCGCCGATGACGGCCGAGGTCGGCGAACTGGTGCTGCTCTCACGGCGCGGCAGCGGGCCGATGCGCCCGCGCGCCACGGTGCGGCTGGGCAGCGGCGAGCTGCGCTGGCTGCCGGAGGCGCTGGGGTGCCACCCACCGACCGGCGGGCCGGCGGACCAGGCGCTGGTCAGCGAGCTGATCAGCCGGGTGGTGCGGCACGCGGAGGTGCTGGAGGTGGTCGGTTCCCGGCGGATGCGGTGCGCGCTGGAGGGCGCGGACCTGGACCTGGTGGCGATCGTGCCGGGAGACGTCGATCTGACGGACTTCCAGCTCCCGGAGGACATCGAGGTCCGCGAGGTGACGGGGGCTCGGGTGCCCGGACTGCGGCTGCGGACGAACGGGCTGACCGCCGACCTGGTCGTGGTGGGCTGCGGTGACCTGCCGCCCGCCGAGGCCGTGGCCCGGCGGGCCGAGCTCGGCGAGGCGGCCGCCGTAGCGCTGAGCGCAGTGACCGACGCGGCGGCGATCGAGCGGGCGGTCGGCGCGCGGCACGCCGCGTTCGCCCTGCTGGCCCGTCAGGTCAAGGCCTGGGCGCGGGCCCGCGGGCTGGACGGCGCGCCGTTCGGCGGCCTGCCCGGGCTGGCCTGGGCGGTGCTGGCGGCGCGCACCACCCTGGACCACCCGGAGCTCGCGGGCGACGCGCTGCTGCGCGAGTTCTTCGCGGACTGGGCGGGCTGGGACTGGCGCCGACCGGTCGCGCTCCTCGGCGGTCCGACCGTGTCGGTCGAGCCATCCGGACACCCGGTCACGGTGCTGACGCCGACCGCTCCGGTGCGCAGCTGCACCGAGCAGGTGGACGTCGGCCGGCTCGACCTCCTGGTCCAGGAGCTCTACACGGCCTGGGAGTCGATCGGCGACGACGTCCCCTGGCGGGAGCTGCTCGCCTCCCCGCCCCTGCACCGCCGCCACCGCGCCTGGGCCACCGTGGACATCACCGCCGCCACCCCGGAGCGGCTGGCGGACACCCTCGGCCGGGTCCGCGGCCGGCTGCGCGCCCTGCTCACCGCGCTGGCCCAGGCCGGCTCCCCCGACCTGCACGCCTGGCCCCGCCCCCACGAACTGACGCCCACCACCGCCCACTTCGCCATCGGCCTCGGCCGCACCCCGCCCGACCGGGACCGCCTCGCCGAGCTCACCGCCCCGTGGCTGCGCGGCCTGGCCGGCGTGTCGGTCGCCCGGCTGGGCGGAGGTGACGTGCCGACGCTCCGCTGA
- a CDS encoding TetR/AcrR family transcriptional regulator — protein MTTDQVDPATAAQAAGGLRERKKQATREALSWAALRLAVQRGVEDVRVEEIATAAGVSPRTFNNYFSSKYEAIIFRHLDRTRQAAAALRARPAEEPLWPALTAALLAPYEEWDGMPPEQGRAQPAGPTVRESPGIAWTAGVRRLLAEPALQGEFARAGVAARAELAAAVAARTGTDAERDLYPLLVAAAALTAQQVASDQWLRHDPPVPLGPLLRQALAQLSAGLPDPSR, from the coding sequence ATGACGACGGATCAGGTCGACCCGGCGACGGCGGCGCAGGCCGCGGGCGGACTGCGCGAGCGCAAGAAGCAGGCCACCCGCGAGGCGCTGAGCTGGGCCGCCCTGCGACTCGCCGTGCAGCGCGGCGTGGAGGACGTGCGGGTGGAGGAGATCGCGACGGCGGCCGGCGTGTCGCCGCGCACCTTCAACAACTACTTCTCCAGCAAGTACGAGGCGATCATCTTCCGGCACCTCGACCGCACCCGCCAGGCCGCCGCGGCCCTGCGGGCCAGGCCGGCCGAGGAGCCGCTCTGGCCCGCGCTGACGGCGGCCCTGCTGGCGCCGTACGAGGAGTGGGACGGGATGCCGCCGGAGCAGGGCCGGGCGCAGCCGGCCGGCCCCACCGTGCGCGAGTCCCCCGGCATCGCCTGGACCGCGGGCGTGCGCCGACTGCTCGCCGAACCGGCGCTGCAGGGCGAGTTCGCCCGGGCCGGCGTGGCCGCCCGGGCCGAACTGGCCGCCGCGGTGGCCGCCCGCACCGGGACCGACGCCGAGCGCGACCTCTACCCGCTACTGGTCGCCGCCGCCGCGCTCACCGCGCAGCAGGTGGCCAGCGACCAGTGGCTCCGGCACGACCCGCCGGTGCCGCTCGGCCCACTGCTGCGGCAGGCCCTGGCCCAGCTGTCGGCCGGCCTGCCCGACCCGTCCCGCTGA
- a CDS encoding TetR/AcrR family transcriptional regulator, with product MILPGERSGRDPARSIRRGPSRIPAEVVAATQRERLLDGVVHTVAECGYAGARVSDICRAAGVTRPVFYEQFSGKEEAFLAAHRHGTAVVIRRMEEAYAAQTDWCAGLHAALRAVLAILADVPAFATLAVVEIDAVGPAGRLAREQFRMRLRRLFADCPPPPRGVDGEVLVDAVVGGVYSAVYRCIASGRHAELPGLLPTLAHFALAAFIGPAAAAERVAQAQAAGADWRRPELPCAKP from the coding sequence TTGATCCTTCCCGGCGAGCGCAGCGGACGAGATCCGGCGCGCTCGATCCGGCGCGGACCGAGCCGGATCCCGGCCGAGGTGGTGGCCGCCACCCAGCGCGAACGGCTGCTCGACGGGGTGGTCCACACGGTGGCCGAGTGCGGCTACGCCGGGGCCAGGGTGAGCGACATCTGCCGGGCCGCCGGGGTCACCAGACCGGTGTTCTACGAGCAGTTCAGCGGCAAGGAGGAGGCCTTCCTGGCCGCCCACCGGCACGGCACGGCCGTGGTGATCCGGCGGATGGAGGAGGCCTACGCGGCCCAGACGGACTGGTGCGCCGGGTTGCACGCCGCGCTGCGGGCGGTGCTGGCGATCCTGGCCGACGTGCCCGCCTTCGCCACCCTGGCGGTGGTGGAGATCGACGCGGTCGGACCGGCCGGGCGGCTGGCCCGCGAGCAGTTCCGGATGCGGCTGCGCCGGCTCTTCGCCGACTGCCCGCCGCCGCCCCGCGGGGTGGACGGCGAGGTGCTGGTGGACGCGGTGGTGGGCGGCGTCTACTCGGCCGTCTACCGCTGCATCGCGTCCGGTCGGCACGCCGAACTCCCGGGCCTGCTGCCGACGTTGGCGCACTTCGCGCTGGCCGCGTTCATCGGCCCGGCGGCCGCGGCCGAGCGGGTGGCGCAGGCGCAGGCGGCCGGCGCCGACTGGCGGCGCCCGGAGCTGCCCTGTGCCAAGCCTTGA
- a CDS encoding RNA ligase family protein, translating into MRTHYPRTPHLPWSPGASADDLRTGDLSGLRGREVVVTEKLDGENTTLYRDGLHARSLDSAHHPSRTWVKALQGRIGPTVPQGWRICGENLFARHSIAYRELAGYFYGFSVWDAQDRCLDWDLTVRWLGERGVPVPRVLWRGVLDDRAVRALRALRLDLDHQEGYVVRTADGFPRAEFGQRVAKWVRPGHVQTSTHWMHAPVVPNGLGPSAALWSVRSGGPVVAEELLAALGADLVGDPAAARAAAERLDLLSRTGDARLAGVLAALLHGAHRGRLAGRLAGALGVGAARRVADLVGLHANLLLPYPDQDRRGGLGRLALAADLGVLHAVAAAVADGPAGSAEAVEQVEWSALLAEEAGLLGPDPFAELRTGLRAELAGLDPAAADRCWAQAKEAFALGRIGSAAEAVPATWRWRDGGFPRLVQLVGPSGSGKSSFARRFAGSARYLALDDLRAARGDRADQRANGEVLREGLDRLDAALAAGGTAVWDATSLTPHQRAQAQAVARRRDALTTQVVALVGEPELLRRNAVREHPVPAEVLTEQLRRYDPPYPGQAHRTWYLDAAGEVSDTADTLSDLSLPEVGA; encoded by the coding sequence ATGCGCACGCACTACCCTCGGACGCCGCATCTGCCCTGGTCGCCCGGGGCGAGCGCGGACGACCTGCGCACCGGCGACCTGTCCGGGCTGCGCGGGCGCGAGGTGGTGGTGACCGAGAAGCTCGACGGCGAGAACACCACCCTCTACCGGGACGGTCTGCACGCCCGCTCGCTGGACTCCGCCCACCACCCCTCCCGCACCTGGGTCAAGGCGCTCCAGGGCCGGATCGGCCCGACCGTGCCGCAGGGCTGGCGGATCTGCGGGGAGAACCTGTTCGCCCGGCACTCCATCGCCTACCGCGAACTGGCCGGGTACTTCTACGGGTTCTCCGTCTGGGACGCCCAAGACCGGTGCCTGGACTGGGACCTGACGGTGCGTTGGCTCGGTGAGCGGGGCGTTCCGGTGCCCCGGGTGCTCTGGCGCGGCGTGCTGGACGACCGGGCCGTGCGCGCGCTGCGGGCGCTGCGGCTCGACCTGGACCACCAGGAGGGGTACGTGGTCCGCACCGCCGACGGGTTCCCCCGGGCCGAGTTCGGGCAGCGGGTCGCCAAGTGGGTCCGCCCCGGGCACGTGCAGACCTCGACGCACTGGATGCACGCGCCCGTGGTGCCCAACGGCCTGGGGCCGTCGGCCGCGCTCTGGTCGGTGCGCTCCGGCGGGCCGGTGGTGGCCGAGGAACTGCTCGCGGCGCTGGGGGCGGACCTCGTGGGCGACCCCGCCGCCGCGCGGGCCGCAGCCGAACGGCTCGACCTGCTCAGCCGCACCGGGGACGCCCGGCTGGCCGGGGTGCTCGCCGCGCTGCTGCACGGCGCGCACCGCGGCCGGCTGGCCGGCCGGCTCGCCGGGGCGCTCGGGGTCGGCGCGGCCCGCCGGGTCGCCGACCTGGTCGGCCTGCACGCCAACCTGCTGCTGCCCTACCCGGACCAGGACCGCCGGGGCGGCCTCGGCCGGCTCGCGCTGGCCGCCGACCTGGGCGTGCTGCACGCCGTCGCGGCGGCCGTCGCCGACGGCCCCGCCGGCTCGGCCGAGGCGGTCGAGCAGGTGGAGTGGTCGGCGCTGCTCGCCGAGGAGGCCGGGCTGCTCGGCCCGGACCCCTTCGCCGAGCTGCGCACGGGGCTGCGGGCCGAGCTCGCCGGCCTCGACCCGGCGGCGGCCGACCGCTGCTGGGCGCAGGCCAAGGAGGCGTTCGCCCTCGGGCGGATCGGCAGCGCGGCCGAAGCGGTGCCGGCCACCTGGCGATGGCGGGACGGCGGCTTCCCCCGGCTGGTGCAGCTGGTCGGGCCGTCCGGCAGCGGCAAGAGCAGCTTCGCGCGCCGGTTCGCGGGATCGGCACGCTACCTCGCGCTCGACGACCTGCGGGCCGCCCGGGGCGACCGCGCCGACCAGCGGGCCAACGGCGAGGTGCTGCGCGAGGGGCTGGACCGGCTGGACGCCGCGCTGGCCGCCGGCGGCACCGCCGTCTGGGACGCCACCTCGCTCACCCCGCACCAGCGCGCCCAGGCGCAGGCGGTGGCCCGGCGGCGCGACGCGCTCACCACCCAGGTGGTCGCGCTGGTCGGCGAGCCGGAGCTGCTGCGCCGCAACGCGGTGCGCGAGCACCCGGTGCCGGCCGAGGTGCTGACCGAGCAGCTGCGCCGCTACGACCCGCCCTACCCCGGGCAGGCGCACCGCACCTGGTACCTGGACGCGGCGGGCGAGGTGTCGGACACCGCTGACACACTGTCGGACCTGTCCCTTCCGGAGGTGGGAGCCTGA
- a CDS encoding FAD-dependent monooxygenase, translating to MPNDTANDTANDAVIDVAVIGAGPNGLLLACELALAGVRPVVFEKLAEPGEAQRANGVVGQVVRLLDHRGLHQRITGGDQPPAPAPGFMFAAFPLDLAELDPNPVHLLTVPQPRLEALLAERAAELGVEVRRGHELRGLRQDPDGVDLELDGPDGAVRVRARYLVGCDGGHSTVRRLAGITFPGVPGPGVVSRAAHATLPPEWIDPESGELVVPGHGRVPYFRFYRTEQGVFIFASPDPKRPLISTLEWGEPPADPELPLTLEEMSASIERVLGAPVPLTPPTGPGPHLLRRHVNGNTRLADRYREGRVLIAGDAAHVHSAVGGPGLNLGMQDVANLGWKLAADLRGWAPPGLLDTYQSERYPLGERVYLHSQAQLALMAPGPEVTALRALFGELLAAPENTRRIADLIAGSDVRYPVACPHPLAGRFAPEFPLDGPRLAELMHRARPLLLDLTPDQWFLPVARGWRDRVTAHAATSSAAPAAALLVRPDGYVAWAADPEEDADTGGKALRAALTDWFGEPVDG from the coding sequence ATGCCCAACGACACAGCAAACGACACAGCAAACGACGCAGTCATCGACGTCGCCGTCATCGGCGCCGGCCCCAACGGCCTGCTGCTCGCCTGCGAGCTCGCCCTCGCGGGCGTGCGCCCGGTGGTCTTCGAGAAGCTCGCCGAACCGGGCGAGGCCCAGCGCGCCAACGGCGTGGTCGGCCAGGTGGTCCGCCTGCTCGACCACCGCGGCCTGCACCAGCGGATCACCGGCGGCGACCAACCGCCCGCTCCCGCACCGGGGTTCATGTTCGCCGCGTTCCCGCTCGACCTCGCCGAGCTCGACCCCAACCCGGTCCACCTGCTCACCGTGCCGCAGCCCCGACTGGAGGCGCTGCTCGCCGAGCGGGCCGCCGAGCTCGGCGTCGAGGTGCGCCGCGGCCACGAACTGCGCGGCCTGCGGCAGGACCCGGACGGCGTGGACCTGGAGCTGGACGGCCCCGACGGCGCCGTCCGGGTCCGCGCCCGCTACCTGGTCGGCTGCGACGGCGGCCACAGCACGGTGCGCCGGCTCGCCGGCATCACCTTCCCCGGCGTGCCGGGCCCCGGCGTGGTGTCCCGGGCGGCGCACGCCACCCTGCCGCCGGAGTGGATCGACCCGGAGAGCGGCGAGCTGGTGGTCCCCGGTCACGGGCGGGTGCCGTACTTCCGCTTCTACCGCACCGAGCAGGGCGTCTTCATCTTCGCCTCGCCCGACCCGAAGCGCCCGCTGATCTCCACCCTGGAGTGGGGCGAGCCGCCCGCCGATCCCGAACTGCCGCTCACCCTGGAGGAGATGAGCGCCAGCATCGAGCGGGTGCTGGGCGCACCCGTGCCGCTCACCCCGCCGACCGGACCGGGCCCGCACCTGCTGCGGCGGCACGTCAACGGCAACACCCGGCTGGCCGACCGCTACCGGGAGGGCCGGGTGCTGATCGCCGGCGACGCCGCGCACGTGCACTCGGCCGTCGGCGGGCCGGGGCTGAACCTCGGCATGCAGGACGTGGCCAACCTCGGCTGGAAGCTGGCCGCCGACCTGCGGGGCTGGGCGCCGCCCGGCCTGCTGGACACCTACCAGTCCGAGCGCTACCCGCTGGGCGAGCGGGTCTACCTGCACTCGCAGGCCCAACTCGCCCTGATGGCACCGGGGCCGGAGGTCACCGCGCTGCGCGCGCTGTTCGGCGAGCTGCTGGCCGCGCCGGAGAACACCCGGCGGATCGCCGACCTGATCGCCGGCTCGGACGTGCGCTACCCGGTGGCCTGCCCGCACCCGCTGGCCGGCCGGTTCGCTCCCGAGTTCCCGCTCGACGGCCCCCGGCTGGCCGAACTCATGCACCGGGCCCGCCCGTTGCTGCTCGACCTGACCCCCGACCAGTGGTTCCTGCCGGTCGCCCGGGGCTGGCGGGACCGGGTCACCGCGCACGCCGCCACCAGCTCCGCGGCCCCGGCCGCCGCACTGCTGGTCCGCCCCGACGGTTACGTCGCCTGGGCGGCCGACCCCGAGGAGGACGCCGACACGGGCGGGAAGGCGCTGCGGGCCGCGCTCACCGACTGGTTCGGGGAGCCGGTCGACGGTTAA
- a CDS encoding maleylpyruvate isomerase family mycothiol-dependent enzyme: MDHADQLNHLRRESAALERAVRQAAGAPGALLVPSCPEWSVADLALHMGAVYRVVARLVTERRDTPPDPADLSHLDLPADTAHWPPTDRPAEQPFAGPVPPGLADWLATGAAALAAALAETPLDTRVWTYGADPTVAFWLRVQAIEVSLHRWDAERALGEPGAPLATDLAVDAVAQTFEVMAPVRRVLRPAPAGAGECYRLRRTDGPQSWTVRFEGEQVLILDPADEQVRPDVELAGSAGDLVLFLWGRLPADRLAVSGDRAVLERYFTLVPQV, from the coding sequence ATGGACCATGCAGACCAGCTCAACCACCTGCGCCGCGAGAGCGCGGCCCTCGAACGAGCCGTCCGGCAGGCGGCCGGCGCGCCCGGCGCGCTCCTGGTGCCGTCCTGCCCCGAGTGGTCGGTCGCCGACCTGGCGCTGCACATGGGAGCCGTGTACCGGGTGGTGGCCCGGCTGGTCACCGAGCGGCGCGACACCCCGCCCGACCCCGCCGACCTCAGCCACCTCGACCTGCCGGCCGACACCGCGCACTGGCCGCCGACCGACCGGCCCGCCGAGCAGCCCTTCGCCGGTCCGGTGCCGCCGGGCCTGGCCGACTGGCTGGCCACCGGCGCGGCGGCCCTCGCCGCCGCCCTCGCCGAGACGCCACTGGACACCCGGGTCTGGACCTACGGCGCGGACCCGACCGTCGCCTTCTGGCTGCGGGTGCAGGCCATCGAGGTCTCGCTGCACCGCTGGGACGCCGAGCGGGCGTTGGGCGAGCCGGGCGCCCCGCTCGCCACCGACCTGGCGGTGGACGCGGTGGCGCAGACCTTCGAGGTGATGGCGCCGGTGCGGCGCGTGCTGCGGCCGGCCCCGGCCGGGGCCGGCGAGTGCTACCGGCTGCGCCGCACCGACGGGCCGCAGAGCTGGACGGTCCGCTTCGAGGGCGAGCAGGTGCTGATCCTGGACCCGGCGGACGAGCAGGTCCGGCCCGACGTCGAACTCGCGGGCAGCGCCGGTGACCTGGTGCTCTTCCTGTGGGGCCGGCTGCCCGCCGACCGGCTCGCGGTGAGCGGCGACCGGGCCGTGCTGGAGCGCTACTTCACCCTGGTGCCGCAGGTCTGA
- a CDS encoding Tat pathway signal sequence domain protein, translating into MRNRILLGTAALAAAAVTALTALPASAAGTVLTYGSAGGSAVAVGDVLTANLASGTYATLYSTAAGGSGVKCSSSAFNATVTANPSAPGTAVETLNTQTFGGCSAVGVPGVTGVSSVTVNNLTYTNNVSDASGDPVTLSAGSAGPIQTTIVLRTLLGTVTCVYQASPASLSGVASNAAQTLSFTNQSFTRSSGPATCFSAGYFTAAYGPIQDSSQSGSPAVYVN; encoded by the coding sequence ATGCGCAACCGCATCCTGCTCGGTACGGCCGCCCTGGCCGCCGCAGCCGTCACCGCGCTCACCGCGCTGCCCGCCAGCGCGGCCGGCACCGTGCTCACCTACGGCAGTGCCGGTGGCAGCGCCGTCGCCGTCGGCGACGTGCTGACCGCCAACCTGGCGAGCGGCACCTACGCCACCCTCTACTCGACCGCGGCGGGCGGCTCCGGCGTCAAGTGCTCCAGCTCCGCCTTCAACGCCACCGTGACCGCCAACCCGAGCGCCCCCGGCACCGCCGTGGAGACCCTCAACACCCAGACCTTCGGCGGCTGCAGCGCCGTCGGCGTCCCGGGTGTCACCGGGGTCAGCAGCGTGACGGTGAACAACCTCACCTACACCAACAACGTCAGCGACGCGAGCGGCGACCCGGTCACCCTCAGCGCGGGCAGCGCCGGTCCGATCCAGACGACCATCGTGCTGCGCACCCTGCTGGGCACCGTGACCTGCGTCTACCAGGCCTCGCCGGCCAGCCTGAGCGGTGTGGCCAGCAACGCCGCGCAGACCCTCAGCTTCACCAACCAGTCCTTCACCCGCAGCTCCGGCCCCGCCACCTGCTTCTCGGCCGGCTACTTCACCGCGGCCTACGGTCCGATCCAGGACAGCAGCCAGTCGGGCAGCCCGGCGGTGTACGTGAACTGA
- a CDS encoding cytosine permease, whose amino-acid sequence MQQPHAPSAGHSLIEQHGVDTIPEAERTSSPRDVVSILVGSNLAFGVVVFGWLPVSFGLSFWAGAGSVVLGTVLGIVLTAPLALVSLRTATNLSTSSGAHFGVRGRLIGSVVGLLLSLGYTALALWVGGDVVVGALNRMLGLPADGPAYVVTYSVLAALSATAAVFGYRLLLKLEKLLMWAMGGLLLAGLFAFAPHFDGSAHGAYLLGGFWPTWLLSVVAAGLSGPIAFITLLGDYTRYVSPARHSGRKVLRSTCLGLFLGLLIPQLFGTFTAVATGAGQNYVHSLITGAPAWFLLPLLINGLLGSAGNTGLMLYSMGLDLDAILPRATRLQATYVVAATAAVLVFLGHFVWSAQDAVTSFVLVLTAIGTPWAVITLIGHRRCRGDYDRASLQVLNRRTRGGIYWYRAGWNVPATVAWAAGGAVGLCAVDTPVYQGPLLPLTGGIDVSFLLSGAVAALLYLALSRRARGRAGATAPAVAEAPVLSDR is encoded by the coding sequence TTGCAGCAGCCCCACGCCCCCTCCGCGGGCCACTCGCTGATCGAACAGCACGGTGTCGACACCATTCCCGAGGCGGAGCGGACCAGCTCGCCCCGTGACGTCGTCTCGATCCTCGTAGGATCCAACCTCGCCTTCGGCGTGGTCGTCTTCGGCTGGCTCCCGGTCTCCTTCGGCCTCTCCTTCTGGGCCGGCGCCGGCTCGGTGGTCCTCGGCACGGTCCTCGGCATCGTGCTGACCGCGCCGCTGGCCCTGGTCTCGCTGCGGACCGCGACCAACCTCTCCACCAGCTCCGGCGCCCACTTCGGCGTGCGCGGGCGCCTGATCGGCTCGGTGGTGGGTCTGCTGCTCTCCCTCGGCTACACGGCGCTCGCCCTCTGGGTGGGCGGTGACGTGGTGGTCGGCGCGCTGAACCGGATGCTCGGCCTGCCGGCCGACGGCCCCGCGTACGTGGTGACGTACAGCGTGCTGGCGGCACTGAGCGCGACGGCGGCGGTCTTCGGCTACCGGCTGCTGCTGAAGCTGGAGAAGCTGCTGATGTGGGCGATGGGCGGCCTGCTGCTGGCCGGGCTGTTCGCCTTCGCCCCGCACTTCGACGGATCGGCGCACGGCGCCTACCTGCTCGGCGGCTTCTGGCCGACCTGGCTGCTGTCGGTGGTCGCGGCGGGCCTCAGCGGCCCGATCGCCTTCATCACGCTGCTCGGCGACTACACGCGGTACGTCTCCCCGGCCCGGCACAGCGGCCGGAAGGTGCTGCGGTCCACCTGCCTGGGCCTGTTCCTCGGCCTGCTGATCCCGCAGCTCTTCGGCACCTTCACGGCGGTCGCCACGGGCGCGGGCCAGAACTACGTGCACAGCCTGATCACCGGTGCGCCGGCCTGGTTCCTGCTGCCGCTGCTGATCAACGGGCTGCTCGGCAGCGCGGGCAACACCGGACTGATGCTGTACTCGATGGGCCTCGACCTGGACGCGATCCTCCCGCGCGCCACCCGTCTGCAGGCCACCTACGTGGTGGCGGCGACGGCGGCCGTCCTGGTCTTCCTCGGCCACTTCGTGTGGAGCGCGCAGGACGCCGTGACCTCGTTCGTGCTGGTCCTCACCGCGATCGGCACGCCCTGGGCCGTGATCACGCTGATCGGTCACCGGCGCTGCCGGGGCGACTACGACCGGGCGTCGCTCCAGGTGCTCAACCGGCGGACCCGCGGCGGCATCTACTGGTACCGGGCGGGTTGGAACGTTCCCGCGACGGTCGCCTGGGCAGCGGGCGGCGCGGTCGGCCTGTGCGCGGTGGACACCCCCGTCTACCAGGGTCCGCTGCTGCCGCTGACGGGCGGCATCGACGTGAGTTTCCTGCTCTCCGGCGCAGTGGCGGCGCTGCTCTACCTGGCGCTGTCCCGGCGGGCACGGGGGCGCGCCGGAGCGACCGCGCCGGCCGTGGCCGAGGCGCCGGTCCTCTCGGACCGTTAG